A genomic window from Dehalococcoidales bacterium includes:
- the ilvC gene encoding ketol-acid reductoisomerase, whose translation MAKIYYDRDCDLKLLDGKVIGIIGYGSQGHAQAQNLRDSGSQVIVAEVEGSPGWNNAKEAGFKVASADKVAGEADIISILAPDELHGKIYAQFVAGGLAANNTLLFSHGFSIHYGQVVPPSNVDVVMIAPKCPGHMLRQLYTEKVGPPAIIAVHQDATGKAKDIALAYAAGIGCSRAGVIETTFAEETETDLFGEQAVLCGGITSLIKAGFETLVEAGYQPEIAYFEVLHELKLIVDLIYQGGLSYMRYSVSDTAEYGDLTRGPRVIDEMVKEEMAQILADIQDGTFARDWILENQAGRPVYNSLKRMESEHLIEEVGAELRQMMPWLKG comes from the coding sequence ATGGCCAAGATATACTATGACAGGGATTGTGACCTCAAGCTACTTGATGGGAAGGTAATCGGCATTATTGGCTACGGGAGTCAGGGGCATGCTCAGGCTCAGAATCTGAGGGATAGTGGCAGCCAGGTGATAGTGGCCGAGGTAGAAGGCAGCCCGGGCTGGAACAACGCTAAGGAGGCCGGCTTCAAGGTGGCCAGTGCCGATAAAGTAGCCGGCGAAGCGGACATTATCTCAATACTGGCACCCGACGAGCTGCACGGAAAGATATATGCCCAGTTCGTGGCTGGTGGCCTAGCCGCGAACAATACGCTGCTGTTTTCCCATGGTTTCAGCATTCACTACGGACAGGTTGTGCCTCCGTCGAATGTGGATGTAGTCATGATAGCCCCCAAGTGCCCAGGCCACATGCTGCGGCAACTCTACACCGAGAAAGTCGGTCCGCCGGCCATAATCGCCGTCCACCAGGACGCCACCGGCAAGGCCAAGGATATCGCGCTGGCCTACGCCGCCGGCATTGGCTGCAGCCGGGCTGGCGTAATCGAGACAACCTTTGCCGAAGAGACCGAGACTGACCTCTTCGGCGAGCAGGCAGTGCTCTGCGGCGGAATTACGTCCCTGATAAAGGCGGGTTTCGAGACCCTGGTTGAGGCCGGCTATCAGCCGGAGATAGCCTACTTTGAAGTGCTCCACGAACTGAAACTCATTGTCGACCTTATCTACCAGGGCGGCCTGAGTTACATGCGTTACTCCGTCAGCGATACCGCAGAGTATGGAGACCTCACGCGCGGGCCCCGGGTTATTGACGAGATGGTCAAGGAAGAGATGGCGCAGATTCTGGCTGATATCCAGGATGGTACCTTTGCCAGAGATTGGATTCTGGAGAACCAGGCCGGTCGCCCGGTCTACAATTCACTGAAACGCATGGAATCG